One genomic segment of Gasterosteus aculeatus chromosome 6, fGasAcu3.hap1.1, whole genome shotgun sequence includes these proteins:
- the rtkn2 gene encoding rhotekin-2, producing the protein MTIIVIAAHEVSQIEPPLSVRWRRRVQWTRNASEWTDNMDDQRDVQTSKRNGSSGSLLSAGSAVAMEIKRKKIRESTLFLQTENTNIQEKLDFEMRMREGAYKLLLACSKREQVLNASKNLLTCNARIKGYLTQLQKKKKQQEEQGGIAAAMRSSDRDDRVPCKGTIAMSGLRIPLMWRDSAYFNNRGSSRRVALFCLMQMGSEVFATEMSVVDRSVTDICFEGVAVFKEALPQFELRVELWSCALEEELTLVNTPKKLAKKLRCSFGKTAGKKLCPPVDNPDPDTFLQYNPIPMGAKYNLLAHTSLCLPEAEGSFQSHSLVVLQDAEWSSWLPLYGNLCCRLVAQPACMTQTMTTGYLSQKLNVEGMYRCCSLYCALSSGLLSCYFTPEEIDAKVEPTLQVPVNRDTRIRVMEKKSAGQKSRSLSIINPSPEGAETVVFTTESSQELEDWLDALRQHLYDQSQWLQCCNGLMKIEVASPRKPSLFLTKQADSVYNDLSINSPGKFESITDIIHSKIEETDGRFLIGHEEELEAPNWSSLFEGSHSVVVQKGFLPQSKTSTPCSSPNTSSTSISNKKRRAPPPPADREPHAPPSRPARPPPPTSLHHPPPPSYKEKENSGICTSRPATRSKTGRPSLDAKFSAIIQQLQRGNAGGAGALSRKNAPLGVLDVQPQGQPPLQQPEFQNHSTEGEHAFVRPSHGPAPVPAARSKLRKSFRERMNL; encoded by the exons ATGACAATAATCGTCATCGCGGCACACGAGGTGTCACAAATCgagccccccctctctgtccgtTGGAGGAGGCGTGTTCAGTGGACCAGGAATGCCAGCGAATGGACGGACAACATGGACGATCAGCGCGACGTTCAAACCTCAAAGCGAAACGGGAGCTCCGGCTCGTTGTTGTCGGCCGGTTCCGCGGTGGCAATGGAGATTAAACGGAAGAAAATACGGGAGAGTACTTTGTTCCTGCAAACGGAG AACACCAACATACAGGAAAAGCTCGACTTTGAGATGCGAATGCGCGAGGGTGCGTACAAGCTGCTGCTGGCCTGCAGTAAGAGAGAACAGGTTCTCAACGCCTCCAAGAACCTGCTGACCTGCAACGCCAGGATCAAGGGTTACCTCACgcagctgcagaagaagaagaagcagcaggaggagcagggtggGATTGCAGCGGCCATGAG atCTTCAGATCGAGATGATCGAGTGCCCTGTAAAGGGACAATTGCAATGTCTG GGCTGCGCATCCCTCTGATGTGGAGGGATTCCGCCTACTTTAACAACAGAGGCA GCTCCCGTCGCGTGGCGCTTTTCTGTCTGATGCAGATGGGCTCGGAGGTGTTCGCCACAGAAATGTCCGTGGTGGACAGATCGGTCACTGATATCTGCTTTGAAGGAGTCGCCGTCTT CAAAGAAGCGCTTCCCCAGTTTGAGCTCAGGGTGGAGTTGTGGAGCTGCGCGCTGGAGGAAGAGCTCACGTTGGTGAACACGCCAAAGAAACTGGCCAAGAAGCTCCGCTGCTCCTTTGGAAAGACGGCGGGGAAGAAGCTGTGCCCCCCGGTGGACAATCCCGACCCGGACACCTTCTTGCAGTACAACCCCATACCCAT GGGAGCCAAGTACAACCTGCTGGCCCACACGTCTCTGTGTCTGCCCGAGGCTGAAGGCAGCTTTCAGTCTCACTCCCTGGTTGTCCTCCAAGACG CTGAGTGGTCCTCCTGGCTTCCACTCTATGGCAACCTCTGCTGCCGGCTGGTGGCCCAGCCTGCCTGCATGACGCAGACCATGACGACCGGCTACCTGAGCCAGAAG CTCAATGTCGAGGGGATGTACCGCTGCTGCAGCCTCTACTGTGCGCTGAGTTCTGGCCTTTTGTCCTGTTACTTCACCCCGGAAGAGATAGATGCTAAAGTGGAGCCCACTCTCCAAGTACCCGTCAACAGG GACACCCGCATCCGCGTGATGGAGAAAAAGTCAGCCGGCCAGAAATCCAGGAGTCTGTCCATCATCAACCCTTCACCAGAGGGCGCTGAGACCGTCGTCTTCACCACAGAGAGCagccaggagctggaggactggTTGGACGCCCTCCGCCAGCACCTCTACGATCAAA GCCAGTGGCTGCAATGCTGCAACGGGCTAATGAAGATTGAGGTCGCTTCACCACGGAAACCATCACTCTTCCTCACCAAGCAGGCGGACTCTGTTTACAATGACCTCA GTATAAATTCACCCGGCAAATTTGAGAGCATCACAGACATCATACACAGCAAGATAGAGGAAACGGATGGCCGCTTTCTGATTGGTCACGAAGAGGAGTTGGAAGCGCCTAATTGGTCCTCCCTGTTTGAAGGGTCCCATTCAGTAGTAGTGCAGAAGGGTTTTCTGCCCCAGAGCAAAACCTCCACCCCTTGTTCAAGCCCCAACACCAGCTCTACATCTATCAGCAACAAGAAGCGCCGTGCGCCACCCCCGCCCGCCGACAGAGAGCCTCATGCTCCTCCCAGCCGCCCCGCAAGACCTCCGCCCCCCACCTCTCTCCATCATCCGCCTCCTCCCTCAtacaaggagaaggagaactcCGGCATTTGCACTTCACGCCCGGCCACAAGGTCCAAAACTGGCAGACCGTCTCTGGATGCCAAATTCTCCGCCAtcatccagcagctccagcggGGCAACGCTGGTGGGGCTGGAGCCCTCAGCCGGAAAAACGCCCCATTGGGCGTCCTCGATGTGCAACCACAGGGTCAGCCTCCCCTCCAGCAGCCCGAGTTCCAGAACCACAGCACCGAAGGTGAACATGCTTTCGTCAGACCGAGTCACGGCCCTGCACCTGTTCCTGCAGCGAGGAGCAAACTGAGGAAGTCCTTCAGAGAGAGGATGAACCTTTAA